Proteins from a single region of Haloterrigena alkaliphila:
- a CDS encoding ABC transporter ATP-binding protein: MGADSSESLLSVSDLRVSYGKVTALDGVDLDVQPGETIGVIGPNGAGKSTLVDTISGFLEYEGSITYRGQEVSESSTHDLVKNGLFYCTERRNLFGQMSVERNLRLGSYLNDGGEAERLEEVFDLFPRLKERRDQDAESLSGGEQQMLSLGRGLMSDPEFLILDEPSIGLAPVVLDDISEALTAITELDVTVMLCEQNITFALEHADRLYLLENGTVRRTGTTESLQSDEFVESYIGG; this comes from the coding sequence ATGGGAGCCGACTCGAGCGAGTCGCTGTTGTCCGTCTCGGATCTCCGGGTCTCGTACGGCAAAGTGACGGCGCTCGACGGCGTCGATCTCGACGTCCAGCCGGGCGAAACCATCGGGGTCATCGGCCCGAACGGCGCGGGCAAGTCCACGCTCGTCGACACCATCAGCGGGTTTCTGGAGTACGAGGGCAGCATCACCTACCGCGGCCAGGAGGTCTCGGAGTCGTCGACGCACGACCTCGTCAAGAACGGGCTGTTCTACTGCACCGAGCGGCGGAACCTGTTCGGCCAGATGAGCGTCGAGCGGAACCTTCGGCTCGGCTCGTACCTGAACGACGGTGGCGAAGCCGAGCGGCTGGAAGAGGTCTTCGACCTGTTCCCGCGACTGAAAGAGCGACGCGACCAGGACGCCGAGAGCCTGAGCGGCGGCGAACAGCAGATGCTCTCGCTCGGACGCGGGCTGATGAGCGATCCGGAGTTTTTGATCCTCGACGAGCCGTCGATCGGCCTCGCGCCGGTCGTCCTCGACGACATCAGCGAGGCGCTGACCGCTATCACGGAGCTGGACGTGACGGTCATGCTCTGCGAGCAGAACATCACGTTCGCGCTCGAGCACGCCGATCGGCTCTATCTCCTCGAGAACGGGACCGTTCGACGGACGGGGACGACGGAGTCGCTACAGTCCGACGAGTTCGTCGAGTCGTACATCGGCGGCTGA
- a CDS encoding IclR family transcriptional regulator yields MPDGTPPMKSVLRAFDVLDVLWETNGAGPSAVAAQMDVPKSTAHVYLRTLQETGYVVNEGGEYRLSHRFLSMGSRIKHRNNLFQVSEPKLRELATETGELVTLVVEEAGQSVILHKESGERSLELGIYSGMIIPLHSNATGKAILAHLPDDRIETIVDTHGLERLTAETITDRKVLYAELEAVRERGYAVDWDQQVKGMGLIGAPIEIDDRLQGAVGVACPTGRMKDETYQNELLQRLQGTIDSITIKYRYGT; encoded by the coding sequence ATGCCCGACGGCACGCCCCCCATGAAATCGGTGCTCCGCGCGTTCGACGTACTGGACGTCCTCTGGGAGACGAACGGTGCAGGTCCGTCTGCAGTCGCGGCTCAAATGGACGTCCCCAAGAGCACGGCTCACGTCTACCTGCGAACGCTTCAGGAGACGGGCTACGTCGTCAACGAGGGCGGCGAGTACCGACTCAGCCACCGGTTCCTGTCGATGGGATCGCGGATCAAGCACCGAAACAACCTCTTCCAGGTGTCGGAACCGAAACTCCGGGAACTCGCGACGGAGACGGGCGAGCTAGTCACGCTCGTCGTCGAGGAAGCGGGGCAGTCGGTGATCCTACACAAGGAGTCCGGCGAGCGCTCGCTCGAGTTGGGGATCTACTCGGGAATGATCATCCCGCTGCACTCGAACGCGACGGGGAAGGCGATCCTCGCGCACCTGCCGGACGACCGGATCGAGACCATCGTCGACACGCACGGACTCGAGCGGTTGACGGCTGAGACGATCACGGACAGGAAGGTACTGTACGCGGAACTGGAGGCCGTTCGGGAACGCGGCTACGCCGTCGACTGGGATCAGCAGGTCAAGGGGATGGGACTGATCGGTGCACCGATCGAGATCGACGACCGTCTGCAGGGCGCCGTCGGCGTGGCTTGCCCGACCGGCCGCATGAAAGACGAGACGTACCAGAACGAACTCCTGCAGCGGCTCCAGGGGACGATCGATTCGATCACGATCAAGTACCGGTACGGGACGTGA
- a CDS encoding class I adenylate-forming enzyme family protein translates to MEFIDTFNRTVRRHASETAVVTDDGRSMTYGELDDRTTRLANALDERVPERRTATLAVNGPMPIEMMIAGQKRGRGNVQLPFRDSPGALASMLEPTDAAILVFDDANADKALEVLERTEIELGVHAGERSIDREDVESYDVVLSDASTDDVEPHPDYEHGVFYTSGTTSKPKAVLFGQEELWHGSTQVIMEMGIEETDTALVTTPWYHMVTCDAWILPHIQAGATLVVQSDFDPDETLQFIAEHDVTGLLAVPTQLHGIADRQREAGYDIDTLSYIRTGGSIVTERLVEKASEQLTDGVYNTYGLTEGGPNLTFAHPSVQEEHTGSIGKESFVSEVRVVEAADPDEDPDPDATVGPGGTGEVLVRGPGTCDGYLDRPEATERLLVDDEWIRTGDVAEVDEDGFLYIVGRVDNMIVSGGENIYPEEVEEVVETYEGVDEAVVVGLEDEQWGHRVACVVCTNEDIETDDLDRFCTEHDHLANFKRPREYVVTTESLPRTDTGTVERETVYTEFFGE, encoded by the coding sequence ATGGAGTTCATCGACACATTCAACCGAACCGTTCGACGACACGCGTCGGAGACGGCCGTCGTTACCGACGACGGGCGATCGATGACGTACGGGGAGCTAGACGACCGAACGACTCGACTCGCGAACGCGCTGGACGAGCGCGTTCCCGAGCGACGGACGGCGACGCTGGCGGTCAACGGCCCGATGCCCATCGAAATGATGATCGCGGGCCAGAAACGCGGCCGCGGCAACGTGCAACTGCCGTTCCGCGACAGTCCGGGCGCGCTCGCCTCGATGCTCGAGCCGACGGACGCGGCGATCCTCGTCTTCGACGACGCGAACGCCGACAAGGCGCTCGAGGTCCTCGAGCGAACGGAGATCGAACTGGGCGTGCACGCGGGCGAGCGCTCGATCGACCGCGAGGACGTCGAGTCCTACGACGTCGTCCTGTCGGACGCGTCGACCGACGACGTGGAACCGCATCCGGACTACGAACACGGCGTGTTCTACACGAGCGGGACGACGAGCAAGCCGAAGGCCGTGCTGTTCGGTCAGGAGGAGCTGTGGCACGGGAGCACGCAGGTGATCATGGAGATGGGGATCGAGGAGACCGACACGGCGCTGGTCACGACGCCGTGGTATCACATGGTGACCTGCGACGCCTGGATCCTGCCCCACATTCAGGCCGGCGCGACGCTGGTCGTCCAGTCCGACTTCGATCCGGACGAGACGCTCCAGTTCATCGCCGAGCACGACGTGACCGGGCTCCTCGCGGTCCCGACGCAACTGCACGGCATCGCGGATCGCCAGCGCGAGGCGGGGTACGATATCGACACCCTCTCGTACATCCGGACCGGCGGCTCGATCGTCACGGAGCGGCTCGTCGAGAAGGCCTCGGAACAGCTGACCGACGGCGTCTACAACACGTACGGACTGACCGAGGGCGGCCCGAACCTGACGTTCGCTCACCCGTCCGTCCAGGAGGAACACACGGGCTCGATCGGCAAGGAGTCGTTCGTCTCCGAGGTGCGGGTCGTCGAGGCCGCCGACCCCGACGAGGATCCGGACCCCGACGCGACCGTCGGCCCAGGCGGCACGGGAGAGGTGCTCGTCCGCGGTCCCGGCACCTGCGACGGTTACCTGGATCGCCCCGAGGCGACCGAACGACTGCTCGTCGACGACGAGTGGATCCGCACGGGCGACGTCGCCGAGGTCGACGAGGACGGCTTCCTCTACATCGTCGGCCGCGTCGACAACATGATCGTCAGCGGCGGCGAGAACATCTACCCCGAGGAGGTCGAGGAGGTCGTCGAGACCTACGAGGGCGTCGACGAGGCCGTCGTCGTCGGCCTCGAGGACGAACAGTGGGGCCACCGCGTCGCCTGCGTCGTCTGTACGAACGAGGACATAGAGACCGACGACCTCGACCGGTTCTGTACGGAGCACGACCACCTCGCGAACTTCAAGCGGCCCCGCGAGTACGTGGTGACCACGGAATCGCTGCCGCGAACCGACACCGGAACCGTCGAACGGGAGACGGTCTACACCGAGTTCTTCGGCGAGTAG
- a CDS encoding MBL fold metallo-hydrolase, with the protein MYTEILPDVYDITVQDDGEARYRAFLVDADVPTLVDAGLPDTTDALFEGLEEIGLEPERVIVTHGDGDHSGGLEAVRERYDVTVFVPEGEAVDDALVDRRYGDGDEIGPFTAVHVPGHTPGHHALVAEDDDFAVLADAVFGSDSRGLPEGYFVLPTAYFSADLEAADQNLERLLEYEFDAGLVFHGSSVLSDAREKLEAFVEFSAKP; encoded by the coding sequence ATGTACACCGAGATACTCCCCGACGTGTACGATATCACGGTACAGGACGATGGCGAGGCCAGATACCGGGCCTTCCTCGTCGACGCCGACGTCCCGACGCTCGTGGACGCGGGACTGCCGGACACGACGGACGCGCTGTTCGAGGGCCTTGAGGAGATCGGCCTCGAGCCAGAGCGGGTGATCGTCACCCACGGCGACGGCGACCATTCCGGGGGCCTCGAGGCCGTGCGGGAGCGCTACGACGTCACGGTGTTCGTTCCGGAGGGCGAAGCCGTCGACGACGCGCTCGTCGACCGACGCTACGGCGACGGCGACGAGATCGGGCCGTTCACGGCCGTCCACGTCCCGGGACACACGCCCGGCCACCACGCGCTGGTCGCCGAGGACGACGACTTCGCAGTCCTCGCCGACGCGGTCTTCGGCTCGGACTCCCGGGGCCTCCCCGAAGGGTACTTCGTCCTCCCCACCGCCTACTTCTCCGCGGATCTCGAGGCCGCCGACCAGAACCTCGAGCGACTCCTCGAGTACGAGTTCGACGCCGGACTGGTCTTCCACGGCTCGTCGGTGCTGTCGGACGCGCGCGAGAAACTCGAGGCGTTCGTCGAGTTCAGTGCCAAACCGTAG
- a CDS encoding CoA-binding protein, which translates to MSVTNLFDPSGIAVVGASATPGKIGYEAMSNAIEFGGPVYPVNPSASGTVFDREFVSSVTEIDGDVDLALLCVPASVVPDVVAECGEAGIGAAIIFAGGFSEAGPEGEELQERLVAAADEGDVSLLGPNTSGFLAPSKDLYATFATDIESIPAGNLAIVAQSGGLAYAVAFQAENAGIGISAMVGLGNRANVGFREAIEYFDGDAETDAILLHVEGTDRGRDLLETCRESETPVVAYNVGEQDVGDFAESHTGALTGEYELYEAGFAQYGVPTVRSSPELLDAGQALATCPEPDGPNVGVVTAQAGPGIAITDRLKAAGARLPSLTEETQDVVEEILPGITFSANPVDTARPMPEFGDVVAAVARDDNVDIVLVYELYEGGLGYPTEALEGLVDEVEKPIVFATGGPRAILDEKLPALEDLGIPTYRAPERAADGVGALVQYARRNADPELAADEGVSADD; encoded by the coding sequence ATGTCGGTCACGAACTTGTTCGATCCCAGCGGTATCGCGGTCGTCGGGGCCTCCGCGACGCCGGGGAAGATCGGGTACGAAGCGATGAGCAACGCGATCGAATTCGGCGGGCCGGTGTACCCGGTCAACCCGTCGGCCTCGGGGACCGTCTTCGACCGGGAGTTCGTCTCCTCGGTGACCGAGATCGACGGCGACGTGGATCTGGCGCTGCTGTGCGTCCCCGCGTCGGTGGTTCCGGACGTCGTCGCCGAGTGCGGCGAGGCGGGCATCGGCGCCGCGATCATCTTCGCCGGCGGCTTCTCGGAAGCGGGCCCGGAGGGTGAGGAGCTACAGGAACGTCTCGTCGCGGCCGCCGACGAGGGCGACGTCTCCCTGCTCGGCCCGAACACGAGCGGGTTTCTGGCGCCCTCGAAGGATCTGTACGCGACGTTCGCGACGGACATCGAGAGCATCCCCGCCGGAAACCTGGCGATCGTCGCCCAGAGCGGCGGGCTGGCGTACGCGGTCGCGTTTCAGGCCGAGAACGCCGGGATCGGAATCTCGGCGATGGTCGGTCTCGGGAACCGGGCCAACGTCGGCTTCCGGGAGGCGATCGAGTACTTCGACGGCGACGCGGAGACCGACGCGATCCTCCTCCACGTCGAGGGGACCGATCGGGGACGGGACCTCCTCGAGACCTGCCGCGAGTCCGAGACGCCGGTCGTGGCCTACAACGTCGGCGAGCAGGACGTCGGCGACTTCGCGGAGTCCCACACCGGCGCGCTCACCGGCGAGTACGAACTGTACGAGGCCGGCTTCGCCCAGTACGGGGTCCCGACGGTCCGCTCGTCGCCCGAACTGCTGGACGCCGGCCAGGCGCTCGCGACCTGTCCGGAACCGGACGGGCCGAACGTCGGCGTCGTCACCGCCCAGGCCGGGCCGGGAATCGCGATCACGGACCGGCTGAAGGCCGCGGGGGCGAGGCTGCCGTCGCTCACCGAGGAGACCCAGGACGTCGTCGAGGAAATCCTCCCCGGAATCACGTTCTCGGCCAACCCGGTCGACACCGCCCGACCCATGCCCGAGTTCGGCGACGTGGTCGCCGCCGTCGCCCGCGACGACAACGTCGACATCGTGCTGGTCTACGAACTGTACGAGGGCGGGCTCGGCTACCCGACCGAGGCGCTCGAGGGCCTCGTCGACGAGGTGGAAAAACCGATCGTCTTCGCCACCGGCGGTCCCAGGGCGATCCTCGACGAGAAATTGCCCGCGCTCGAGGACCTCGGCATCCCGACCTACCGGGCGCCGGAACGCGCGGCCGACGGCGTCGGCGCGCTCGTGCAGTACGCCCGGCGTAACGCCGATCCGGAACTCGCCGCGGACGAGGGGGTGAGCGCGGATGACTGA
- a CDS encoding acetate--CoA ligase family protein has product MTEPTDPIEAALAEGRTALTEAEAKGLLAERGLTVPDGETVRSPDAAVEAAESLGYPVVVKVAAPSVQHKSEWAGGIGVHVNLEGPDAVRTAAAEILEAAAERDVDAAVLVEEAVDLDAGLEVIVGGTRDPSFGPTVLVGLGGVTVEVLQDTSHRLAPISTAEAVAMTRDLEASPLFDGYRGSPAVDREAVAEAIVTVGDLLDAREEITEIEVNPLLAQSDRAVALDALVSLDD; this is encoded by the coding sequence ATGACTGAGCCGACCGATCCGATCGAGGCGGCCCTCGCCGAGGGGCGGACCGCGCTGACCGAGGCCGAAGCGAAGGGGCTGCTCGCCGAGCGGGGGCTGACGGTCCCCGACGGCGAGACCGTCCGCTCGCCGGACGCGGCGGTCGAGGCGGCCGAGTCGCTTGGCTACCCCGTCGTCGTCAAGGTCGCCGCGCCGTCGGTCCAGCACAAGAGCGAGTGGGCCGGCGGGATCGGCGTCCACGTGAACCTCGAGGGTCCGGACGCGGTGCGAACGGCCGCCGCGGAGATTCTCGAGGCCGCGGCGGAACGCGACGTCGACGCCGCGGTGCTCGTCGAGGAGGCCGTCGATCTCGACGCCGGCCTCGAGGTCATCGTCGGCGGCACGCGCGACCCGTCGTTCGGCCCGACCGTCCTCGTCGGCCTGGGCGGGGTGACGGTCGAGGTGTTGCAGGACACGAGCCACCGGCTCGCGCCGATCTCGACGGCCGAGGCGGTCGCGATGACTCGCGACCTCGAGGCGTCGCCGCTGTTCGACGGCTACCGCGGATCGCCGGCGGTCGACCGCGAGGCTGTCGCCGAGGCCATCGTCACCGTCGGCGACCTGCTGGACGCCCGCGAGGAGATCACCGAGATCGAGGTCAATCCGCTGCTGGCGCAGTCGGACCGAGCGGTCGCGCTCGACGCGCTGGTGTCGCTGGACGACTGA
- a CDS encoding fumarylacetoacetate hydrolase family protein, protein MRLVRFNDDRLGLLTDDGIVDVTDRLGLETNDPLKEYARKDLDASEYEGEDADYDREEVTIEAPVRRPGKVIAAPLNYENHVEEALADKDIVTEEWFTIEDKGYFLKAPSSVVGPADGIELPFNDRRVDHEIELGFVMGEDVKDIDAEDAWDAVLGYTILLDVSVRGDQDRSNRKSYDTFTVIGPCVTTPDEFDDPHDLEMELQLNGETKQQQNTGGMIYSCGDIVEYASIGATIEAGDVITTGTPAGVSAIEGGDTIDAEIEDVGQMTVEVTERDVAFADVDVEKSQKDD, encoded by the coding sequence ATGCGACTCGTCAGATTCAACGACGATCGGCTCGGTCTGCTGACCGACGACGGCATCGTCGACGTCACCGACCGACTCGGCCTCGAGACGAACGACCCCCTCAAGGAGTACGCCCGCAAGGACCTCGACGCGAGCGAGTACGAGGGCGAGGACGCCGACTACGACCGCGAGGAGGTAACCATCGAGGCGCCGGTCCGCCGTCCCGGCAAGGTGATCGCGGCGCCGCTGAACTACGAGAACCACGTCGAGGAGGCGCTGGCCGACAAGGACATCGTCACCGAGGAGTGGTTCACCATCGAGGACAAGGGCTACTTCCTCAAGGCCCCCTCGAGCGTCGTCGGCCCGGCCGATGGCATCGAACTACCGTTCAACGACCGGCGCGTCGACCACGAGATCGAACTCGGCTTCGTCATGGGCGAGGACGTCAAGGACATCGACGCCGAGGACGCCTGGGACGCGGTTCTCGGCTACACGATCCTGCTCGACGTCTCGGTTCGCGGTGATCAGGACCGCTCGAATCGGAAGTCCTACGACACGTTCACCGTCATCGGCCCCTGCGTCACGACGCCCGACGAGTTCGATGACCCCCACGACCTCGAGATGGAACTCCAGCTCAACGGCGAGACCAAACAGCAACAGAACACCGGCGGCATGATCTACAGCTGCGGCGACATCGTCGAGTACGCCTCGATCGGCGCGACCATCGAAGCCGGCGACGTCATCACCACCGGGACGCCCGCGGGCGTCAGCGCGATCGAGGGCGGCGACACCATCGACGCCGAGATCGAGGACGTCGGGCAGATGACCGTCGAGGTCACCGAGCGCGACGTCGCCTTCGCGGACGTCGACGTCGAGAAGAGCCAGAAGGACGACTGA
- a CDS encoding cupin domain-containing protein — MAQQEPEDLLELSSDTRSLLDQNDLRPLWEVEDDMGNLLDDLEADIWKWEDIQAAIDGIEDDVPIADLPPGFQRRVAVPINAQNAISNTIYVGVQTVSPGETAPAHRHAASALRFTIDGHEDMKTVVAGEEFPMRDNDLVTTPQWEWHDHVNDSDETAAWLDVLDLPLFLDTLNNSHVFENHELERQPVTKTQGYWDSQYGRGRPEDDGSDGSIPGPFQGNKEPTPPYRFGWDEMLEALRQRADNDDPDPHDGHSLAYINPATGEPPLFPTMSFRAQLLNDGPTDPHFHNAVEVYFVIEGEGATHVGDEALEWGQWDIFVVPPDEPHHHEPDDEAILLGMTDRPILESMNFYAEAAIDE; from the coding sequence ATGGCACAGCAAGAACCAGAGGACCTCCTAGAGCTGAGTTCCGATACGCGGAGCCTCCTCGACCAGAACGATCTCCGCCCGCTCTGGGAAGTCGAAGACGACATGGGGAACCTCCTCGACGACCTCGAAGCGGACATCTGGAAGTGGGAGGACATCCAGGCCGCCATCGACGGCATCGAGGACGACGTGCCCATCGCCGATCTGCCGCCGGGGTTCCAGCGACGAGTCGCGGTGCCGATCAACGCCCAGAACGCGATTTCGAACACGATCTACGTCGGCGTCCAGACGGTCTCACCCGGGGAGACCGCTCCCGCCCACCGGCACGCCGCCAGTGCGCTTCGGTTCACCATCGACGGTCACGAGGACATGAAGACGGTCGTCGCCGGCGAGGAGTTCCCGATGCGCGACAACGACCTCGTCACGACGCCCCAGTGGGAGTGGCACGACCACGTCAACGACTCCGACGAAACCGCCGCGTGGCTCGACGTCCTCGACCTGCCGCTGTTCCTGGACACGCTGAACAACTCCCACGTCTTCGAGAACCACGAACTCGAGCGCCAGCCGGTCACGAAGACGCAGGGCTACTGGGACTCCCAGTACGGCCGCGGCCGACCCGAGGACGACGGCTCGGACGGCTCCATCCCCGGCCCGTTTCAGGGCAACAAGGAGCCGACGCCGCCGTACCGCTTCGGCTGGGACGAGATGCTCGAGGCGCTGCGCCAGCGGGCGGACAACGACGATCCGGACCCCCACGACGGGCACAGCCTCGCGTACATCAACCCGGCCACGGGCGAACCGCCGCTGTTCCCGACCATGTCCTTCCGGGCGCAACTGCTGAACGACGGCCCGACCGACCCCCACTTCCACAACGCCGTCGAGGTCTACTTCGTCATCGAGGGCGAGGGCGCGACCCACGTCGGCGACGAGGCCCTCGAGTGGGGGCAGTGGGACATCTTCGTCGTCCCGCCGGACGAGCCCCACCACCACGAACCCGACGACGAGGCGATCCTGCTGGGCATGACCGATCGACCGATCCTCGAGTCGATGAACTTCTACGCCGAAGCCGCGATCGACGAGTAA
- a CDS encoding SDR family oxidoreductase, whose product MPRDCATPGEYRDEPDARRYARRRETDDRRAIDGRDADAETDRSRAEVVRVTDPAYLVVGGGNGLGAETATELAREGANVVVSDLGTAVDGTGSDPAPAREVAEEIESEIDGASAVAHFGDAADADDATEAVETALEAFGRLDGIANFAGILRDGMSWTLSDEDWDAVVRTHLRSNFTLLRAAVRHWRETDDPPEDRSVLAVSSRGALGNVGQLAYASANAGILGFVRAASTELHRQDVRVNALVPNGYTRMTESIPEEHRPYTREEMPPEDVAPAAVYLLSEAAADVTGVTVTAAGDEIGILSEPRQIRTGVAEDGWTVDAVDEAFDSIADGYETTRTERFL is encoded by the coding sequence ATGCCCCGCGACTGCGCGACCCCGGGAGAGTACCGCGACGAACCCGACGCCCGTCGGTACGCCCGCCGTCGGGAGACGGACGATCGTCGAGCGATCGACGGTCGGGACGCGGACGCGGAGACCGACCGCAGCCGAGCGGAGGTGGTCCGCGTGACCGATCCCGCGTACCTCGTCGTCGGCGGCGGCAACGGACTCGGTGCCGAGACGGCGACGGAACTGGCCCGCGAGGGGGCGAACGTCGTCGTCTCCGATCTGGGAACCGCCGTCGACGGGACGGGATCCGACCCGGCGCCGGCCCGCGAGGTCGCCGAGGAAATAGAGAGTGAGATCGACGGCGCCTCGGCGGTCGCCCACTTCGGCGACGCGGCCGACGCCGACGACGCGACCGAGGCGGTCGAGACTGCGCTCGAGGCGTTCGGCCGACTGGACGGGATTGCCAACTTCGCGGGAATCCTCCGGGACGGGATGTCGTGGACCCTCTCCGACGAGGACTGGGACGCCGTCGTGCGGACGCACCTCCGGAGTAACTTCACGCTGTTGCGGGCGGCGGTCCGACACTGGCGCGAAACCGATGACCCGCCCGAAGACCGCTCGGTTCTTGCGGTCAGTTCCAGGGGCGCGCTCGGGAACGTCGGCCAACTCGCGTACGCGAGCGCCAACGCGGGGATCCTCGGTTTCGTCCGGGCGGCCTCGACGGAACTCCACCGGCAGGACGTCCGCGTCAACGCGCTCGTCCCGAACGGCTACACGCGGATGACCGAATCGATCCCCGAAGAGCACCGCCCGTACACGCGCGAGGAGATGCCGCCCGAGGACGTCGCCCCCGCCGCGGTCTACCTGCTGAGCGAGGCCGCAGCCGACGTGACGGGCGTCACGGTGACCGCCGCCGGCGACGAGATCGGCATCCTCTCGGAGCCCCGGCAGATCCGGACCGGCGTCGCCGAGGATGGGTGGACGGTCGACGCCGTGGACGAGGCCTTCGACTCGATCGCCGACGGCTACGAGACGACGCGGACCGAGCGGTTCCTCTGA
- a CDS encoding universal stress protein — MYDVLLAIDQHKSRALAQAATITGIPVETDAMRVRVLHVFTENPDGATIQQLGAAKAVERALSERGIEYVLEERSGDPAAEVLEHAAEHDVDLICLAGRKRSPTGKALFGSVTP, encoded by the coding sequence ATGTACGACGTCCTACTCGCGATCGATCAGCACAAATCCCGTGCCCTCGCGCAGGCCGCGACGATCACGGGCATTCCAGTCGAGACGGACGCGATGCGGGTCCGGGTGCTCCACGTCTTCACGGAAAACCCGGACGGCGCGACGATCCAGCAACTGGGTGCGGCGAAGGCGGTCGAACGCGCGCTCTCCGAGCGCGGAATCGAATACGTCCTCGAGGAGCGCAGCGGCGACCCGGCCGCGGAAGTCCTCGAGCACGCGGCGGAACACGACGTCGACCTGATCTGCCTGGCCGGTCGAAAGCGCTCGCCGACGGGGAAGGCGCTGTTCGGGAGCGTCACGCCGTGA
- a CDS encoding FAD-dependent monooxygenase yields the protein MSGETTDAPVLIAGAGPVGMTAALALHARGVETTILEAEPEDRDRSGSRAIYVHGSTLRTLERVHPGLGTDLVEEGLVWPTRRTLYKGKEVFNRTYDSPGGSGDIPHFTSVPQVVTEQYMLDALDEVGIDIHWEAEVETVDSSADGVHVETSDGREWSAEYLVGADGGGSTVRKEIGANFEGDQSENAFIIADVEDEAIEDGHEDLERMFHYDAPEADGRNVLLVPFTGGWRLDIQCIEDDDPEELSSDERMREFVRDVMGEEYEDNLKWVSSYYFLQVMADTFVDDHRRVLLAGEAAHLLAPFGARGMNSGIADADEAASAIAVALDARTDAVARDEVELYGARREKAAEYNLGAAGQALEYLQGDDPVTVLRKEVAASMSDKFETAGEWLDDAPYGPHGAPPIVSTGSY from the coding sequence ATGAGCGGTGAAACGACCGACGCGCCGGTACTGATCGCCGGTGCCGGACCAGTCGGCATGACGGCGGCGCTAGCGTTGCACGCACGAGGAGTCGAGACGACGATTCTCGAGGCCGAACCCGAAGACCGGGATCGGTCCGGGAGCCGGGCCATCTACGTCCACGGCTCGACGCTTCGCACGCTCGAGCGAGTCCACCCCGGACTGGGAACCGACCTCGTCGAGGAGGGGCTCGTCTGGCCGACTCGACGGACCCTGTACAAGGGGAAGGAAGTGTTCAACCGGACGTACGATTCCCCCGGCGGCTCCGGCGACATCCCCCACTTCACCAGCGTCCCGCAGGTCGTCACCGAGCAGTACATGCTCGACGCGCTGGACGAGGTCGGGATCGACATCCACTGGGAAGCCGAAGTCGAGACCGTCGACTCCTCGGCCGACGGCGTCCACGTGGAAACGAGCGACGGCCGCGAGTGGTCGGCCGAGTACCTGGTCGGCGCCGACGGCGGCGGCTCGACCGTCCGCAAGGAGATCGGAGCGAACTTCGAGGGCGACCAGTCCGAGAACGCCTTCATCATCGCCGACGTCGAGGACGAGGCGATCGAGGACGGTCACGAGGACCTCGAGCGGATGTTCCACTACGACGCGCCCGAAGCCGACGGACGGAACGTCCTGCTCGTTCCCTTTACCGGCGGCTGGCGCCTCGACATCCAGTGCATCGAGGACGACGACCCCGAGGAACTCAGCAGCGACGAGCGGATGCGGGAGTTCGTCCGCGACGTCATGGGCGAGGAGTACGAGGACAACCTCAAGTGGGTCTCCTCGTACTACTTCCTCCAGGTGATGGCGGACACGTTCGTCGACGATCACCGACGCGTGCTGCTGGCCGGCGAGGCCGCCCACCTGCTGGCGCCCTTCGGCGCCCGCGGGATGAACTCCGGCATCGCCGACGCCGACGAGGCCGCCTCGGCCATCGCCGTCGCGCTCGACGCCCGCACGGACGCGGTCGCCCGCGACGAGGTCGAACTGTACGGGGCGCGCCGCGAGAAGGCCGCCGAATACAACCTCGGCGCGGCCGGACAGGCCCTCGAGTACCTCCAGGGCGACGATCCGGTAACGGTCCTCCGGAAGGAGGTCGCCGCCTCGATGTCCGACAAGTTCGAGACCGCCGGCGAGTGGCTCGACGACGCGCCGTACGGTCCCCACGGTGCCCCGCCGATCGTGTCGACCGGGAGCTACTGA